A window of Sediminispirochaeta bajacaliforniensis DSM 16054 contains these coding sequences:
- a CDS encoding ABC transporter substrate-binding protein: MKRKTLFSIVALIVSMLAAPNLFSQGQQDEDGVVTVKMASQFWVEPGRKELYESFKAEFEAANPDIVIEPVAMSYTEYFDKIDIVLASSNAPVIFFGTEAQIKLWKEMGYLEPLNEHFDIPKLMTEVSSPESQKKAEIDGNMYGLYLEACPYGGLIYNEELLEKAGVKVPTTPEELLRAAKTLTIGNQQYGFITANSPDNLQHIMQEVMLIINGFGGRIINAKGDFGVADPEFIEGVKFWKELNKADAVPQNMVYNTQRKLFFAGKVAMCLDGGYFVTWAMSENPELAKKLDVAYPPFADMGSQTDITFFFINKEATDRQKAAAARVLQAYMQPSFQEKWVRQCGYPVTMKNAVTPAFREEFPWFKVYEDIAAHGVSMAVKGHETQSSEIRKIVANYLLIALNTDSPVEEVMKECKEELIQVTR; this comes from the coding sequence ATGAAAAGGAAAACACTCTTTAGTATCGTGGCTCTCATTGTCTCGATGCTTGCGGCGCCGAATCTTTTTTCACAGGGCCAACAGGATGAGGATGGCGTTGTTACGGTGAAAATGGCGAGTCAGTTTTGGGTCGAGCCGGGAAGGAAAGAGCTGTATGAAAGCTTTAAGGCCGAATTTGAAGCGGCAAATCCCGATATTGTCATTGAACCGGTGGCGATGTCGTATACGGAATACTTCGATAAGATCGATATTGTGCTGGCCTCGTCGAACGCTCCGGTCATCTTTTTCGGAACCGAGGCCCAGATAAAGCTTTGGAAGGAGATGGGATATCTTGAACCCCTGAATGAACACTTTGATATTCCGAAGCTGATGACGGAAGTTTCCTCTCCCGAATCGCAAAAGAAGGCCGAAATCGACGGAAACATGTACGGCCTTTATCTGGAAGCCTGCCCTTACGGTGGCCTCATCTATAATGAAGAGCTTCTTGAAAAGGCAGGGGTAAAGGTTCCGACGACTCCCGAAGAATTGTTACGTGCCGCAAAAACTTTGACGATCGGTAATCAGCAGTATGGGTTCATAACCGCTAATTCACCCGATAATTTGCAGCACATCATGCAGGAAGTGATGTTGATCATTAATGGTTTCGGCGGAAGAATCATCAATGCAAAGGGAGACTTTGGTGTTGCAGACCCTGAATTTATCGAAGGGGTAAAATTCTGGAAAGAGCTGAACAAGGCGGATGCTGTTCCCCAAAACATGGTATACAATACACAGCGTAAGCTCTTTTTTGCGGGAAAGGTTGCGATGTGCCTCGACGGCGGCTATTTTGTTACCTGGGCAATGTCCGAGAATCCCGAACTTGCTAAGAAACTGGATGTCGCTTATCCTCCCTTTGCGGATATGGGCAGTCAGACAGACATTACCTTCTTTTTTATCAACAAAGAGGCGACCGACAGGCAGAAAGCGGCGGCGGCAAGGGTTCTCCAGGCATATATGCAACCAAGCTTTCAGGAAAAATGGGTACGGCAGTGTGGTTACCCCGTGACAATGAAGAATGCCGTTACTCCTGCTTTTCGCGAGGAGTTTCCCTGGTTCAAGGTCTATGAGGATATTGCAGCTCACGGTGTATCGATGGCCGTAAAAGGACATGAAACGCAGTCGAGCGAAATCAGAAAGATTGTGGCTAATTACCTGCTTATCGCCCTGAACACGGATAGCCCGGTAGAAGAGGTAATGAAAGAGTGTAAAGAGGAGCTCATACAAGTCACCAGATAG
- a CDS encoding LacI family DNA-binding transcriptional regulator: MGIRKIAQIAGVSVSTVSRVLNGTKPVSDDLRERVEQAIQDVGYVPDYVARSMVLKKSFTVGVIMPNTSELYHQAIFYSIEKVLDQYGYKALLCLVKDPDDAQHQNNESGYLEVLVKSRTDGIIMMHESSRPEIYSRLHDNTIPMVQCNIDIRNIGYPQVRIDDFAAAYDGTSYLLGLGHTNIGVISTVSYSMAEKRIGGYRKALADHGIQFDKHLIIYSEDGPAYTRVSFGAGKAAMRQLLDTTKGVTAVFVMSDEMAVGAFQAVREAGLSIPHDISILGFDGIELGAFTNPQLTSVEQPIERLGTIAANKLMTMISGNTIEQDEILKYQLRVRSSCRNIS; this comes from the coding sequence ATGGGCATACGAAAAATAGCACAGATTGCGGGAGTTTCCGTATCGACAGTCTCCCGTGTTCTCAACGGAACAAAGCCGGTAAGCGACGATCTGAGAGAAAGAGTGGAGCAGGCAATCCAGGATGTCGGCTATGTTCCCGACTATGTTGCCCGAAGCATGGTGCTGAAAAAAAGCTTCACCGTCGGGGTCATCATGCCGAATACCTCAGAATTATATCACCAGGCAATATTTTACAGCATAGAAAAGGTACTTGATCAGTATGGCTATAAGGCCTTGCTGTGCCTGGTCAAAGACCCGGATGACGCACAGCATCAAAACAACGAATCAGGATATCTGGAAGTATTGGTAAAAAGCAGAACCGATGGGATCATCATGATGCATGAATCATCACGCCCGGAAATCTATTCACGTCTTCACGACAATACTATTCCGATGGTGCAATGCAATATCGATATTCGCAACATTGGCTATCCCCAGGTCAGAATCGACGACTTTGCGGCGGCCTATGACGGAACCTCCTATCTGCTCGGACTCGGCCACACGAACATCGGTGTCATCAGCACCGTTAGCTATTCGATGGCCGAAAAGCGGATCGGAGGATATCGCAAGGCACTTGCCGACCACGGTATCCAGTTCGACAAGCATCTTATTATCTACAGCGAAGACGGACCAGCATACACGCGAGTCTCCTTTGGCGCAGGAAAAGCAGCAATGCGTCAGTTGCTGGATACGACGAAGGGAGTCACGGCGGTTTTTGTGATGAGCGATGAAATGGCGGTAGGTGCTTTTCAAGCCGTACGCGAAGCAGGCTTATCAATACCCCATGACATATCGATCCTCGGATTCGATGGAATAGAACTCGGAGCATTTACCAATCCGCAGCTCACAAGCGTCGAACAGCCGATCGAGCGACTCGGAACCATTGCAGCAAACAAACTTATGACAATGATATCGGGCAATACAATCGAACAGGACGAAATTCTCAAGTATCAGTTACGGGTCCGTTCCTCATGTAGAAACATCTCCTAA
- a CDS encoding GntR family transcriptional regulator, with translation MKENQSKIELKSLNQECYERIKQEILMGHMDWGQRIDIIQIASNYGISRSPVVKAVDRLSMEGFIDILPNKGSFVARPSLQRINEVTEIRLMLETYSLKLSMKKERKELLQELRENQKLVAEEENKFEDFLLYDRNFHLVIARHTNNSRLLELFENTRNQVEFFRIHTFIPAQVRLAIRRHTEIIEAITDNNRERGIEMLEIHLKEVYNDSINSFHSETGKT, from the coding sequence ATGAAGGAAAATCAAAGCAAGATCGAATTAAAATCCCTCAACCAAGAGTGCTACGAACGAATAAAACAGGAAATCCTCATGGGACATATGGACTGGGGCCAACGCATCGACATCATCCAGATTGCAAGCAACTACGGTATCAGTCGTTCCCCCGTTGTAAAGGCCGTCGACAGGCTTTCGATGGAAGGCTTCATCGATATCCTTCCCAACAAAGGCAGTTTTGTAGCCAGACCATCCCTGCAGCGAATCAACGAGGTAACGGAAATACGGCTCATGCTGGAAACCTACAGCCTCAAGCTGTCGATGAAAAAAGAACGAAAAGAACTTCTCCAGGAGCTTCGGGAAAATCAAAAACTCGTTGCAGAGGAAGAAAACAAATTCGAAGATTTTCTCCTGTACGACCGCAATTTCCACCTTGTCATAGCCAGACACACCAATAATAGCCGTCTTCTCGAGCTCTTTGAGAACACACGAAATCAGGTGGAATTCTTCAGAATTCACACCTTCATACCGGCACAGGTGCGCCTCGCGATACGAAGGCATACGGAAATCATCGAAGCAATCACCGATAACAATCGGGAACGGGGAATCGAGATGCTTGAGATCCACCTAAAAGAAGTCTACAACGATTCGATTAATTCCTTTCACAGCGAAACGGGAAAAACCTGA
- a CDS encoding aldehyde dehydrogenase: MGDMSGVLADQRRFFESGVTKDPAFRRRQLLRLGRAIEANESAVLEALREDLNKSAYEAYATEVGMVLEEIGFMVRNLGRLSRPRRVKSSIVHFPSKSVVYQEPYGLVLIMSPWNYPFQLTLAPLAGAIAAGNAAVVKPSNYSPRTSAVIRKILAESLDEGLVSVVEGGREVNQSLLEQHFDYIFFTGSVGVGRTVMRSAAEHLTPVTLELGGKSPCIVDESAKIALAAKRIVWGKLLNAGQTCVAPDYILVHRTVKEALLEELRRSIVDFFGREPEQNPDYPKIVNEKHFARLRGLMKSGSIVFGGGVNESTRQIAPTILDDVDWDDPVMQEEIFGPIMPILVYDRLEDVLARVSERPKPLALYLFTGSRKIKKLVTERCSFGGGCINDTIVHLATSYLPFGGVGESGMGGYHGEASFRTFSHSKSVLEKSNLIDVPLRYPPYNKGLGLLRRMLKM; encoded by the coding sequence ATGGGTGATATGAGTGGGGTTCTTGCCGATCAGCGGCGTTTTTTTGAAAGCGGTGTTACGAAGGATCCGGCCTTTAGGCGAAGGCAACTCCTGCGCCTGGGCAGGGCTATTGAGGCGAACGAATCTGCGGTGCTGGAGGCGCTGCGGGAGGATTTGAATAAATCCGCCTATGAGGCGTATGCAACGGAAGTTGGCATGGTGCTGGAGGAGATCGGCTTTATGGTGCGGAACCTCGGGCGTTTGTCGAGGCCGAGGCGGGTGAAGAGTTCGATTGTGCATTTCCCTTCCAAGAGTGTGGTGTATCAGGAGCCCTATGGCCTGGTTCTGATCATGTCTCCCTGGAACTATCCCTTTCAGCTTACCCTTGCACCCCTTGCAGGGGCCATTGCTGCGGGAAATGCGGCGGTGGTGAAGCCTTCAAACTACTCGCCTCGAACCTCGGCGGTGATCAGGAAGATCCTTGCGGAGAGCCTTGATGAGGGGCTTGTTTCGGTGGTCGAGGGTGGACGGGAGGTGAACCAGTCGCTTCTTGAGCAGCATTTTGATTATATCTTTTTTACCGGCAGCGTGGGGGTGGGACGGACGGTGATGCGATCTGCCGCCGAACATCTGACGCCTGTTACCCTTGAGCTTGGAGGAAAAAGCCCCTGCATCGTGGATGAGAGTGCGAAGATTGCCCTGGCGGCAAAGCGGATCGTCTGGGGAAAGCTTTTGAATGCGGGCCAGACCTGTGTGGCGCCTGATTATATCCTGGTGCACCGCACAGTGAAGGAGGCGCTGCTTGAGGAGCTTCGGCGTTCGATCGTAGATTTCTTTGGCAGGGAGCCGGAGCAGAATCCCGACTATCCGAAGATCGTCAATGAGAAGCACTTTGCCCGATTGCGGGGCTTGATGAAAAGCGGGTCGATTGTATTCGGAGGCGGAGTGAATGAGTCGACGAGACAGATTGCTCCGACGATTCTGGATGATGTGGATTGGGATGATCCGGTGATGCAGGAGGAGATTTTCGGTCCCATTATGCCGATATTGGTCTACGATCGTCTGGAAGATGTCCTTGCCAGGGTCAGCGAACGGCCCAAACCGCTTGCACTTTATCTGTTTACCGGTTCGCGGAAGATTAAGAAGCTTGTCACCGAGCGCTGTTCCTTCGGCGGCGGCTGTATAAACGACACGATTGTGCATCTTGCCACCTCCTACCTGCCTTTTGGGGGAGTAGGGGAGAGCGGTATGGGCGGATATCATGGTGAGGCAAGTTTCCGCACCTTTTCCCACAGTAAAAGTGTGCTGGAGAAGAGCAACCTCATCGATGTTCCCCTGCGTTATCCTCCCTATAACAAGGGGTTGGGGCTGCTGCGGCGGATGTTGAAGATGTAG
- a CDS encoding dihydrodipicolinate synthase family protein — MKIPHGIIPAMLSIFNNDGSLDIEGHKAFTEWLIKKGVHGLAPCGSTGEAAAMSDEERIKIAKATVEQSAGRVPVFAGVVHYSTRLATNLAKAYMDIGVDGLMVLLPYYYKPTIPSALNYLRAISKAVGMPIMVYNNPWFAGFELTPQQIKDLADEGVVNAVKAAHGDPMRVNYIKYLCGDSVSTLYGHDYSPLEAFVVGGDGWLSGLPNLIPDLAVDLFNAVTVDKDLEKAQKIWKRILPIAYYFMYERVGENQSPHWLTVFKEGLPLLGQDVGIPRLPAEAMNSHQKEVFHSYLSQVYPEIKSL, encoded by the coding sequence ATGAAGATTCCACATGGAATTATCCCGGCAATGTTATCGATCTTTAATAATGATGGCAGTCTGGATATTGAAGGGCATAAGGCATTCACTGAATGGCTCATTAAGAAGGGCGTGCATGGGCTTGCTCCCTGCGGAAGCACGGGCGAGGCCGCGGCAATGTCGGATGAGGAGCGGATTAAGATCGCCAAGGCGACCGTTGAGCAGTCCGCCGGAAGGGTCCCTGTATTCGCAGGTGTCGTTCACTATTCGACCCGTCTGGCCACCAATTTGGCAAAGGCCTACATGGATATCGGTGTAGACGGACTTATGGTTTTACTTCCATACTATTACAAGCCCACTATCCCAAGTGCTCTGAACTACCTTCGGGCGATTTCAAAGGCTGTGGGAATGCCGATCATGGTTTACAACAATCCTTGGTTTGCCGGATTCGAACTTACTCCCCAGCAGATCAAAGATCTTGCCGATGAGGGGGTTGTGAACGCGGTAAAGGCGGCCCATGGTGATCCTATGAGGGTCAACTACATCAAATATCTGTGCGGTGATTCGGTCTCCACCCTGTATGGCCATGATTATTCTCCCTTGGAGGCCTTTGTCGTCGGAGGAGACGGATGGCTTTCGGGGCTTCCCAACCTTATTCCCGATTTAGCGGTGGATCTGTTCAATGCCGTTACCGTAGACAAGGATCTTGAAAAGGCTCAGAAGATCTGGAAACGGATATTGCCGATTGCCTACTACTTTATGTATGAACGGGTGGGCGAAAATCAGTCTCCCCACTGGTTGACCGTTTTCAAGGAAGGCCTTCCTCTTTTAGGCCAGGATGTCGGAATCCCCCGGCTTCCTGCGGAAGCGATGAATTCCCATCAGAAAGAGGTTTTTCACTCCTATCTGTCACAGGTATACCCCGAAATCAAGAGCCTGTAA
- a CDS encoding carbohydrate ABC transporter permease, producing MGFVYVYPIFKNLLLSVHNARFIEHADFVGLANYKRLLTDKNFWNSVLVLLKYTCLYTVGVFLIGFVTALILDRNASTSKSLFRTIFVLPYAIPDVVAAMVFLWILDYQFGIANHLIQLFGLSHGPINWLGQNRHVSLLTIIGIELWRQYPLHTLIILSGLQDIPSELYEAADIEGAGFFCKLTKITIPYLKQVLSILLTMTIIWCLRRFTMIWLLTQGGPNRGTETIVIQIYSYAFQFNKMSYAAAIGNMLLLFTICLLLLYFHLMRRKTEE from the coding sequence TTGGGCTTCGTTTATGTATACCCAATTTTCAAAAACCTGCTTCTCAGTGTACACAACGCACGATTCATCGAACATGCTGATTTTGTTGGTCTGGCAAATTATAAGAGACTCTTAACCGACAAGAATTTCTGGAATTCCGTATTGGTTTTGCTGAAATACACCTGCCTCTATACCGTCGGTGTATTTCTTATAGGTTTCGTAACGGCGCTTATTCTTGACCGGAATGCTTCAACATCGAAATCGCTATTTAGAACCATCTTTGTCTTACCATATGCTATTCCTGATGTCGTGGCCGCGATGGTATTTCTTTGGATCCTGGATTATCAATTCGGCATTGCCAACCATCTGATACAGCTTTTTGGGTTATCTCATGGGCCTATTAATTGGCTGGGCCAGAACAGACATGTGAGTCTTCTCACGATTATCGGGATCGAATTATGGAGACAATACCCGCTACATACGCTTATCATATTGTCCGGTTTGCAGGATATACCCAGTGAATTGTATGAAGCTGCCGATATCGAGGGGGCTGGGTTCTTCTGTAAGCTTACAAAGATTACCATACCCTATCTCAAGCAGGTTTTATCGATTCTACTCACCATGACCATTATTTGGTGTCTGCGGCGTTTCACCATGATATGGCTTCTTACTCAAGGTGGGCCCAACAGAGGGACCGAGACGATCGTTATTCAGATATATTCGTATGCGTTTCAGTTTAACAAAATGAGCTATGCAGCCGCCATCGGAAATATGCTCTTGCTGTTTACGATCTGTCTTTTATTACTCTACTTCCACCTTATGCGAAGGAAGACCGAAGAATGA
- a CDS encoding tyrosine-protein phosphatase: protein MKRSRNLVLAVSSLWLFFALTAGLAAQSPQSEFQEVAGSVASISKYGNLELDIKPSALYQAGYELGDVLNISIGEATVQAPFCTSYSDVDTGSPLVRDDKKNDLLIIAINMGNFASSYGVAEGDAVTLSMEEKGAYLSEYLLRQLKRSNDRADYASDSIFANFRNIPFGDIAPGLLFRSSSPANNELGRAAYADELTKAFKIRTVINLADSKEELEGFFAGKDFASPYYKSLYDAGQVSFLDMGVDLTSDDFGAKLAEGLRFMISHEGPYLVHCTEGKDRAGFVSALLESLMGASLDQVVGDYMRTYENYYKVEPGSEQYEAIAESNIKTSLATIIADRPKGSDLAEIDLTTAAQSYLLGIGLTSDEISALKTRLSTAVEQDAVSISGTVREIEKYGHTSTDITIADFYDKGFALGDMVTVTYNNGYAMEAPFLDGYYVENGQPLVRAYPGHEDIAVCINYGKLYQVADVKVGDRLTITLSQKGGYLDEYSVRSLKRTNDREDYYSDRVFANYRTITEGDIDAGILYRSSSPINPELGRAAYADKLIAADGIATVVNLADSESEVEGYIAGKDFASPYYADLFHRGQVITLGMDLAYAGEQFRSDVAEAGRFIIGHEPPYLIHCTEGKDRAGFVSALLESLMGATPDEIVSDYMTSYINYYKIEPNGDTYAVITKDILGMLRTIAGSDEIAGADLSAGAADYLISGGMSGDEVKQLKRILSGAAQATAAVAETTADTGAAGEPDAAAAPEASEPAASEVPHAIYTVGSGDSLWKISRRLLGTGFRYQEIYDANKEKIQDPRLIYAGQEFVIPAR from the coding sequence ATGAAAAGAAGTCGAAATCTGGTGCTTGCGGTTTCGTCGCTATGGCTCTTCTTTGCACTGACCGCAGGTTTGGCGGCACAGTCGCCCCAGAGCGAGTTTCAAGAGGTCGCGGGAAGTGTGGCGAGCATCAGCAAGTATGGGAATTTGGAATTGGATATCAAGCCCTCGGCGCTTTATCAGGCGGGCTATGAGCTTGGCGATGTGCTGAACATTTCCATCGGAGAAGCGACGGTGCAGGCGCCGTTTTGTACGTCCTACAGTGATGTGGATACCGGTAGTCCATTGGTACGGGACGACAAAAAAAACGACCTGCTGATCATCGCCATCAATATGGGGAACTTTGCCTCAAGCTACGGGGTAGCAGAGGGAGATGCGGTAACCCTTTCCATGGAGGAAAAGGGAGCCTATCTCAGTGAGTATCTTCTGCGTCAGCTGAAGCGGAGCAACGATCGGGCCGACTACGCCTCGGATTCTATTTTTGCAAATTTCCGCAACATTCCCTTCGGTGATATTGCACCGGGACTCCTGTTTCGAAGCAGCAGCCCCGCGAACAACGAGCTCGGCCGTGCGGCCTATGCCGATGAGCTGACAAAGGCTTTTAAAATCAGGACGGTGATCAATCTCGCAGATTCGAAAGAGGAGCTGGAAGGCTTCTTCGCCGGAAAGGATTTCGCCTCGCCCTACTACAAATCGCTCTACGATGCGGGCCAGGTAAGTTTCCTGGACATGGGGGTCGATCTGACATCCGATGATTTCGGTGCAAAGCTCGCCGAGGGGCTTCGTTTCATGATCTCCCACGAAGGTCCCTACCTCGTTCACTGTACCGAAGGGAAGGATCGCGCGGGCTTTGTCAGCGCCCTTTTGGAAAGCCTCATGGGGGCCTCTCTCGACCAGGTTGTCGGGGATTATATGCGTACCTACGAGAACTACTACAAGGTGGAGCCAGGCAGCGAGCAGTACGAGGCCATTGCCGAAAGCAATATCAAAACATCCCTCGCGACCATCATCGCAGATCGGCCCAAGGGCAGCGACCTTGCGGAAATCGACCTCACCACAGCCGCACAATCCTACCTGCTCGGTATCGGACTGACGAGTGATGAGATCTCGGCCCTGAAAACGCGGCTTTCCACGGCTGTCGAACAGGATGCCGTCTCCATATCGGGAACGGTCCGCGAAATCGAAAAGTACGGTCACACCTCCACGGACATTACAATCGCTGATTTCTACGACAAGGGCTTTGCGCTTGGCGATATGGTGACCGTTACGTACAACAACGGCTATGCCATGGAGGCTCCCTTTCTGGATGGCTACTATGTGGAAAACGGTCAGCCCCTGGTTCGGGCCTATCCCGGCCACGAGGATATCGCCGTCTGCATCAACTACGGAAAACTGTACCAGGTTGCGGATGTAAAGGTGGGGGACAGGCTTACCATCACCTTGAGCCAAAAGGGAGGTTATCTCGACGAATATTCGGTCAGGAGCCTCAAGCGGACCAACGATCGGGAAGACTATTACTCGGACCGGGTTTTTGCAAACTACCGAACCATCACCGAGGGCGATATCGACGCAGGTATCCTCTATCGTAGTTCCAGCCCCATCAATCCGGAGCTTGGGCGTGCGGCCTATGCGGATAAGCTCATAGCCGCCGACGGGATAGCAACGGTGGTCAACCTGGCGGACAGCGAGAGCGAAGTCGAGGGCTATATTGCCGGTAAGGATTTTGCCTCTCCCTATTATGCCGATCTGTTTCACAGGGGCCAGGTTATAACCCTTGGGATGGACCTTGCCTACGCGGGAGAGCAGTTTCGCTCCGACGTTGCCGAGGCCGGCCGCTTTATCATCGGCCACGAGCCTCCCTACCTCATTCACTGTACCGAGGGGAAGGACCGGGCCGGTTTTGTAAGCGCCCTGCTGGAGTCCCTCATGGGAGCCACCCCCGACGAAATTGTTTCCGACTATATGACCAGTTACATCAACTACTACAAGATCGAGCCGAACGGCGATACCTACGCGGTCATCACCAAGGATATTCTGGGGATGCTCAGGACCATCGCAGGAAGCGACGAGATTGCAGGCGCAGACCTTTCGGCAGGAGCGGCAGACTATCTGATTTCAGGTGGTATGAGCGGTGATGAGGTAAAGCAGCTGAAACGCATCCTCTCAGGAGCTGCTCAAGCAACGGCAGCCGTCGCAGAAACGACAGCCGACACGGGAGCGGCGGGAGAGCCCGATGCAGCTGCGGCACCGGAGGCCTCAGAGCCTGCAGCAAGCGAAGTCCCACACGCCATCTATACCGTGGGTTCTGGTGACAGTCTCTGGAAGATATCCCGCAGGCTTTTGGGGACCGGTTTCCGGTATCAGGAGATCTACGATGCAAATAAGGAAAAGATACAGGATCCCCGGCTGATCTATGCGGGGCAGGAGTTTGTTATTCCTGCTCGATAG
- a CDS encoding carbohydrate ABC transporter permease, which produces MKVKGKSISLIVVSILISIVVLFPVYWMINVSFKDEVDLFANPYRFIPVDLQMGGYVENFLNGTIFLWIKNSVFVSGVSVFLNITLASLAAFGISRFSYRFNKVVVISSIASQMIAPALIITPVYLMLNSLHLINSFGGLIIVNTGLSLGFSIWIMKGFFDNIPYELDEAAEIDGCNAYQAFGYVVLPLSIPALISVLLISFFDMYNEFMFASTLITDTKKWLGTTGIASNTSRIGADWAMTFSQTVLFSLIPLILYFFLQKYIVRGLTSGAVKG; this is translated from the coding sequence ATGAAGGTAAAAGGAAAATCAATAAGCCTGATAGTCGTCTCAATCCTCATCTCGATAGTAGTACTTTTTCCGGTATATTGGATGATTAATGTTTCCTTCAAGGATGAAGTGGATTTGTTCGCAAACCCCTATCGATTTATTCCGGTAGACTTACAGATGGGAGGATATGTCGAAAATTTTCTGAACGGGACTATCTTTTTATGGATAAAAAACTCAGTTTTCGTATCTGGTGTTTCGGTTTTTCTGAACATCACGCTGGCTTCCTTAGCGGCCTTTGGAATTTCCCGTTTCTCATACCGCTTCAATAAGGTTGTTGTTATTTCATCGATTGCTTCACAGATGATTGCTCCGGCCCTTATTATCACCCCCGTATACCTGATGCTGAATTCTCTGCACCTTATTAATAGCTTTGGTGGATTAATCATTGTCAACACCGGCTTATCGTTGGGGTTTTCAATATGGATCATGAAAGGATTTTTCGACAACATCCCGTACGAACTTGATGAAGCAGCGGAAATCGACGGATGCAATGCCTACCAGGCCTTTGGGTATGTTGTTTTGCCCCTTTCCATCCCCGCTTTGATTTCCGTACTTCTTATATCGTTTTTCGACATGTACAACGAATTTATGTTTGCATCGACTCTGATTACAGATACAAAGAAATGGCTGGGGACCACCGGAATCGCCTCGAATACCTCCCGTATCGGAGCGGACTGGGCCATGACCTTCTCTCAAACCGTCTTGTTCAGCCTGATCCCCCTGATCCTGTACTTCTTTCTGCAAAAGTATATTGTTCGCGGTTTGACTTCCGGTGCGGTAAAGGGATGA
- a CDS encoding pyridoxal phosphate-dependent aminotransferase — MKKLSKRNGSITPSPIRKMFNLVGSKANTINLVLGEPDFPTPRHIIDFSYRALCEGNTHYTHNSGMELLRKTIAQKLNRETGLDYQFDSQIIVTAGAQEALFLTFQTLLEKGDEVILSNPYYPPYANEIALGGGTPVFVDVHERDGFVFTLASLEKAITKHTKAILVNSPANPTGGMIAPEVLQGIAELAVRYDLYVVTDEVYKAFRYDGEAYVSIASFPGMKERTIILDSLSKSYAMTGWRVGFAACNDDIYAHMMHMQENVMSCVSTAAQFAAVEAYAGPQQALHDMIGEYGKRRRLIVDGLNSIPHISCIEPKGAFYAFANMSETGMSSEEFAMSLFDDTGVLLVPGSGFGSAGEGYIRISFATSQKIIQEGLNRINSFIAKKCH, encoded by the coding sequence ATGAAAAAACTATCGAAGCGGAATGGTAGTATAACGCCATCTCCCATACGTAAAATGTTTAATCTGGTCGGTTCGAAGGCGAATACGATCAATCTTGTTCTCGGTGAGCCGGATTTCCCGACACCAAGACATATCATAGATTTTTCGTACCGCGCTCTTTGCGAAGGTAACACCCATTATACCCATAACTCCGGTATGGAGCTCTTGCGCAAAACCATCGCTCAGAAATTGAACAGGGAAACCGGTCTGGATTATCAGTTTGACAGTCAAATTATAGTAACGGCCGGGGCACAGGAAGCCTTGTTTCTGACCTTTCAAACGTTGCTGGAGAAAGGTGACGAAGTCATACTTTCGAATCCTTATTACCCTCCCTATGCGAATGAAATCGCTTTGGGAGGGGGAACTCCCGTATTTGTCGATGTCCATGAACGGGACGGCTTTGTTTTTACCCTTGCATCTTTGGAGAAGGCAATTACAAAACATACGAAGGCGATACTTGTAAACTCTCCTGCAAATCCTACCGGAGGGATGATTGCTCCGGAGGTATTGCAGGGAATAGCAGAGTTGGCCGTGCGGTACGATTTGTATGTCGTCACCGATGAGGTGTATAAAGCGTTTCGTTATGACGGCGAGGCCTATGTCTCCATCGCTTCTTTTCCCGGCATGAAGGAACGAACCATCATCCTGGACAGCCTTTCGAAGAGCTATGCCATGACAGGGTGGCGAGTCGGCTTTGCGGCTTGTAACGATGATATCTATGCCCACATGATGCATATGCAGGAAAATGTCATGTCCTGTGTCAGCACAGCCGCACAATTTGCAGCAGTTGAGGCCTATGCCGGCCCTCAGCAAGCTCTGCACGATATGATCGGCGAATATGGAAAACGACGGAGATTAATTGTCGACGGCTTGAACAGCATACCGCATATCTCTTGTATCGAGCCCAAAGGCGCATTCTATGCCTTTGCAAATATGTCGGAAACCGGCATGAGTTCAGAAGAATTTGCCATGTCGCTGTTCGATGATACGGGGGTCCTTCTTGTTCCCGGGTCCGGTTTCGGCAGCGCAGGAGAGGGCTATATACGAATATCATTTGCAACTTCACAAAAAATCATTCAGGAGGGTTTGAACAGGATCAATAGCTTTATTGCAAAGAAATGTCATTAA